In Eremothecium gossypii ATCC 10895 chromosome IV, complete sequence, the genomic stretch TAGTGTAGTATAAATGCTACTCCGCCTCAATGCTGCAACAAATAAAATCTATGTTCCTTGTGTGTTTCTTTGAGTTGGGACGTCGGGGAGGCTACAATGATGGCATACAAGTACCCAGTGGGGGCAGCACGTCGCCAACTGCAGGCAAACATCCGTACTTGCAAAGCGATAGTCAATATACTCGTGCGTAAGGCATCCTATACTACCGGTCGTCAGTTTGCGGTAGCTCGTCGGCCTCCCAAGTGGTATGGGCTCGGGATCTTTGGGGCATCGTTCGGCCTCGGCTGGCTGATCACGCAGCACCTCTCTTACGCGGACCTGATGGCCTGGTTGTTCTACGATCAGCTGCCAGCGGACGACGAGAAGGTGCGCAACTACCAGGCGGGTttgctgcagcgcgcgcacgAGTTGCCGGCCACGAAGGACCTGTTCGAGAGCGGGTTCCGGCAGGTGTTCCCGGAGCGGGGACAGAGAAACGTTCTGATAAACCAGACCTTGCGGCGCCCGGGTGCGCTGTCAATCGAGCCTCTCTTCTTCTACAACCCCAAGACGAAGACCACCGTCGGGATCTACCACCTGGGCATGCGCCTGACCGGGTACCCCTTCCTGGTCCACGGCGGCATCCTGGCCACGGTGCTGAGCGACCTGATGCGGGAGGCAGTCACATTCGTGACCGGCACCGATTACGAGGTAACCGAGCACATCAAGATCTCGTACTGCTTCCCGACCCTGGCGAACCAGTTCGTTGTGGTCCGCACCACCCGCGTCGAGGACCACGGCAACAACGTCCGTCTGGAGGCCGAGATCATCAACCAGAGCGGCACGCGGACACTCGTGCGTGCGAAAGGGAGCTTCACTACAGGCTAGATACACTTATATATCAACTATCTCCCcgggcgcgcgctgcgcccACCTCAACTGTCCGTCGCCGCAGGCCACCGCGTCCAAGCACTGGTCGTGCGGCTCTAGCGGGACGTGCAACATCAGCTGCTGGCTGAGCGCCAGCCCAACCAGCAGCGGTCTCCTGccgtgcagctgctgcgtACGGCTTACATAGTTGTCGTAGTAACCTGCCCCGCGTCCGAGGCGCGCGCCGGTATCGGCGCAGAACCCTAGACCGGGCATCAGCACCACATCCACGTCGGGCAACGCCGGCGGTGGTGCCTCCGCTGGCGGCTCGCGCAGCCCGTACTTCCCCTGCGGGCGCAACGCGCGCACAGCCGCCATAGATTGCATGTGGTAGAACGTCAAATGCCGCCGCATGTGGCTGCCCGCGCCAGCGATCCCGGATGCGCTGCTGTCGGTGCACCGCGGCAGATAAACATCCTTCCCCAATTGAAAAAGCCGCTCCAGTATCGCCTCTGTCGGTGCCTCACCAGAGTCCATGTTCAAGTAGCATGCGAACGAgcggtgctgctgcagcaccgGCTCCAGCGCCAAGAGGACCTGCTGGCCCTGCTCAAGCAGAGCTGGTTTTGGTACGGCGTCAAGAGCCTGCTTCAATTGTGTTCTGAGGGTGCGCTTGGACATCGCTGTGACACGGGCGCTGCTTTGCGTTCTGACTCATCCGGGGCGGGTAGAGAGGTCCGTTTTTCTGATACGACCACCGGTAGCCGAAGTTCCCGAGCGCAGCCTCACCGGCGATCGAGCTAATCGTAAGCCTGGCGCAGGTGCTCGGTGCAGCATCATTTCTTTTTAAATACTATTTATATAGTGGGTCTGTTCAAGAGACCAGTTCAGGTGTTCTGTGCGACAGGACACTGGAGCCACTAGCCATCATGTCTACTGCCGAGCTGGATGCATCCAAGTTGAAGGTTATCCGCAAGGAAGAGCCTACCGTGTTTGAGCAAAATGCGGACTTCACATTCGGTCGCCTGTTCATCGACCACATGTTGGTGGTCGAGTGGAAGCGCGAGAGCGGGTGGCAGGCGCCGGAGATCCGTCCTTATGGG encodes the following:
- the FMP10 gene encoding Fmp10p (Syntenic homolog of Saccharomyces cerevisiae YER182W (FMP10)), which produces MMAYKYPVGAARRQLQANIRTCKAIVNILVRKASYTTGRQFAVARRPPKWYGLGIFGASFGLGWLITQHLSYADLMAWLFYDQLPADDEKVRNYQAGLLQRAHELPATKDLFESGFRQVFPERGQRNVLINQTLRRPGALSIEPLFFYNPKTKTTVGIYHLGMRLTGYPFLVHGGILATVLSDLMREAVTFVTGTDYEVTEHIKISYCFPTLANQFVVVRTTRVEDHGNNVRLEAEIINQSGTRTLVRAKGSFTTG
- the FAU1 gene encoding 5-formyltetrahydrofolate cyclo-ligase (Syntenic homolog of Saccharomyces cerevisiae YER183C (FAU1)) is translated as MSKRTLRTQLKQALDAVPKPALLEQGQQVLLALEPVLQQHRSFACYLNMDSGEAPTEAILERLFQLGKDVYLPRCTDSSASGIAGAGSHMRRHLTFYHMQSMAAVRALRPQGKYGLREPPAEAPPPALPDVDVVLMPGLGFCADTGARLGRGAGYYDNYVSRTQQLHGRRPLLVGLALSQQLMLHVPLEPHDQCLDAVACGDGQLRWAQRAPGEIVDI